One segment of Vicugna pacos chromosome 30, VicPac4, whole genome shotgun sequence DNA contains the following:
- the HDHD2 gene encoding haloacid dehalogenase-like hydrolase domain-containing protein 2 isoform X2, translating into MERLKKLEFDISEDEIFTSLTAARNLVEQKQVRPMLLVDDRALPDFKGIQTSDPNAVVIGLAPEHFHYQILNQAFRLLLDGAPLIAIHKARYYKRKDGLALGPGPFVTALEFATDTKATVVGKPAQTFFLEALRGTGCEPEEAVMIGDDCRDDVGGAQNVGMRGILVKTGKYRTADEEKINPAPYLTCESFPHAVDHILQHLL; encoded by the exons ATGGAAAGATTGAAAAAATTGGAGTTTGATATCTCTGAAGATGAAATATTCACTTCTCTGACTGCAGCCAGAAATTTGGTAGAGCAGAAACAAGTCCGACCTATGCTGCTGGTTGATGATCGGGCCCTACCTGATTTTAAAG GAATACAAACAAGTGATCCTAATGCTGTGGTCATAGGACTGGcaccagaacattttcattatcaaaTTCTGAATCAAGCATTCCG gTTACTCCTGGACGGGGCGCCTCTGATAGCAATCCACAAAGCCAGGTATTACAAGAGGAAGGATGGCTTAGCCCTGGGGCCTGGACCATTTGTGACTGCTTTGGAGTTTGCCACAGACACCAAAGCCACAGTAGTAGGGAAACCAGCGCAAACGTTCTTTTTGGAGGCATTGCGGGGCACTGGCTGTGAACCCGAGGAGGCCGTCATGATAGGAGAT GATTGCAGGGATGATGTTGGTGGGGCGCAGAACGTCGGCATGCGGGGCATCTTGGTGAAGACTG GGAAATACCGAACAGCAGATGAAGAAAAAATTAATCCAGCTCCTTACTTGACTTGTGAGAGCTTCCCTCATGCTGTGGACCACATTCTGCAGCATCTGCTGTGA